The window tgttagtcttagttttctgtaaatattaataccatcctgaggctaattggtgcagttttcgtgacgctattacaattacaaagccggaaaataggcgaatgtcgaatataaaaccaacttcaccccgctccgcctagtcgggatggttgaaccacacatgcgggacggatgaaacaccttattttaaacagaaactattgagcttactatttttttaagcaacatactggacaacatactagtgtactcgtcattgctcaaatttcacattatttctcagaatataaataggtcaaaaaaatatgtttgtcaacgaaatcacgatgattacagctgacctttatgcacgcgcacccactaatctataacgtgtgtcaatcgccccgacagcgactaataacacataaaccttttttgccactaaacttcaaaactctgacattgcacactttaggacatgtttaattactaattcacctgttgtatagtcatattggttggttttcgaggaaatcgctgtgtttcaaaaaaaaaaaaataaaaatcgctgtgtttcaaacgattgggattcggaaactatggcggccaaaaggaaactatggcgggccgccatagtttcctcaatgtatgggaaacactgggatttaaagtgtcctgtgttgttatttttcgtcactacctccccgagtcgggagtgggtaatttgcgcgcctgctgccttccttggatgtggtagccgtttctcaggctccctctccggagggagaagtagcctgagaaacggctcgaggttatcagtcaccaaagcggccggggcaccccgagaggcaccccgcatgggttttgggtctaataaatgcacgcatctccgaaggtcagcgctcgttttgcatgtattagctctagaatttccacagttatccaagtaacggtagagcgatcaaaggaaccataactgatttaatgagccattcgcagtttcactgtagcctaccggccgtgtgtgcttagacttgcatgcttgtgttcattttattgtgatcttaatgcaagttttaatttttttttaaatatcgtcaaaatatctttatcgtgaaaatcctaaaaaatatcgagatatttttttttgcccatatcgcccacccctaatctggagctgaacacgctaaaaacagtggagatgacagtggactttaggagaagcccccccactctgccacccatcaccatcaccaacaacgcagtgtctgctgtggaatccttcaggtttctgggccccacaatctctcaggacctgaagtgggagaccaacacagtcactaccatcaaaaaggcccagcagaggttgtacttcctgcagctcaggaagctcaacctacctaaggagctgctgatccagttttacaccgccattgttcagtctgttctctgttcatccatcaccgtttggttcggatcaaccaccaaacaggaaaaaaacagactgcaacggacaataaggtctgcagagaagattattggtgtcagcctgccctccatccaggatctgtacctgtccagagtcaggaaacgggcaggttacatctctgcagacccatcacaccctggacacaaactgtttaaactcctcccttctgtaaggcgctacagaactctgtacgccaaaacaacaagacacaggaacagtttcttccctcaggctgtctctgtgttaaacagctaaaaccggacttcagtgtttcatccttgcaccatgcaccaatttgcacttctgatttaatcttgttctatgtctatttttttgtctatttttttgtaattgttgcactaaagagagtgaggtgtaaccggagtcaaattcctcgtgtgtgtccacatacctggcaataaaaagcgattctgattctgattctgattctgcatttgggcttggggttgggttagctagctgcatttgggcttggggttgggttagttagctgcatttgggcttggggttgggttagctagctgcatttgggcttggggttgggttagttagctgcatttgggcttggggttgggttagctagctgcatttgggcttggggttgggttagcagaagcaacaagtgcttcatattcgcataggttgatgtgaggtgcttcattagatttgagttacttgaggcagatgtggataaagttttttttccctgggcatagcgtgcatgttacatacacattcttgccttttatctccacgagtgagaagtagtgccggtacttccagttagagaacgctacctttgaacttccctggctcatCGCCATTGTCACTGTCTTGTGTGAGTTTAGTAGTAGTcgtcagcgcgtgcagtgagcAGGGCATCCTcccacccagccaatcatcatcgcatttgcaacggtgtcatcatccccacccctgctctctccaggtagcatgcagctgatgtgtagccgaaagcctacaaccaaagtGTAGtgacgcgccactttatattctcagtaacgttaacggcgttgtaacgatgggaaaagtaattaattagattactccgttactgggtgggggtggagcgcccggacaggtcgccagttcaTCATAGAGACGAGCAACTATCCATGCTCACACTCCCTTCCGGGATGAGTTTGGAGTGACTAATTAACCCAACCTATATGTTTTTGgatagtgggaggaagccagagtatcaggaactccacacagaaaggttaGAATCCCAAgaatttgaaccaggaacccttttgctgtgaactgacagtgctaaccaccacaccaccaagcAGGCCTCTGTTTGTTTTGTAAGATAATATTCACCAAAATATGGAGCAATTTGCAAATATTTCTCATTTGTTCTAAAAAGATGTATTTCAATTTCACGTAAAATTCTAATGCAAAtcctttcacaactgaaatGCAGGCAAAGGGAAACCTGGAGCCACACATTTCTGAACATTTACAGAGCAAGTTCTACATGTAAATCACTATTTTTGGGAATGCAAGAATACTGTATCTGTGGGTATGAGGATCAATAAACACGTTTGTATGGAAAGTGTTGCTGCAAACCCAGCAATAGAAAATTGGAGAAGTTATGATGAAAGGTTAATGTtccaacattttattttaatgttcAGTTTACagtcattctgattgtaatatGTAATTTTTACTACATACATACTTGTCACGTAATGACTTAATTATCATGTTGAAAAGATAATGTTTATGTTGTTATAATGTGATGTAATCTGAGCGTGAAACATTTGTTAttattactttctttttttttataagaatGTGAAACATAACATATATTATGTGATTAGTTGGACTGTAATACCACAAGGATCAAGAAGCTCAAGAAATAGATCTCTGGCTGTACTTGTAGGTACAACATAAGCAGCCTGAGCTTGTATATGTATGGATCCATCACACGTCATTCTTTACAATCCTTCTCAGAGTACACGTCATCTGAGGTGTTTGATAACTGCCGAAGCTCGTCATGTCTCAACCAAAGCATGAAGGAGAGAACTTAATCAAGTCATAGAAATAATTTCTCTGATCCACACACCATTTCCTTTTTCAAAGATTATCACGTTAATACATTATCAAATAACGTTTTTACATTCTAATGCTTTCAATGCGTTTGAACTATGTGTTATCACTTGATGACaagatattttaaaaaatattaccTGAAAACAGTATtggaacacaaaaaaagaaattgtgaGAGTTTTTCTTGGGATAGCAGCAATGTACTCCCGTACAATTGTGAATTATCTTCTGTGGTTACAAATGTGAAAGTCCAACAAAAACTTCCACAGAAATTCCTAGATGCACATTAAGATCTCCACAAATcagaaataagcaaaacaacTGTAACAATCCATGATTATTACTGAAATGGTCAAAAGTGAATCTTTCCTCTTAGActatatctgttttttttttaatgtgttagGCACTGCCCCTCGTCACTGTGGTGGTAGGGAGCAAAACCTCTGGCAAAGATGTTACCGTGGTAACAGCAACGGAGGATGCTGACGAACCTCGGAGAGTGGACTTCAGCTTGCCCAGTGATGGATCCTCTCTGTCTCCAGGGTTACCCTGCTGGGCAAACTATGTGAAAGGTGTTCTACAGCACTACAGGGGTAAGCAAACAACTCATTACCTGGGATATCTTTTATTAGAAGGTAGTCATGGCAAAGGACATAAAAACATGTACAGCAGAAGCTTATCAGTGTCCAAGTTGTGTGGTCCTGCTGCACAGGACATTGATATTAATGTGGACCATCTTTTTGTGTGCTACAGCTACTCCTCTCCCAGGTTTCAGGGCGGTGGTGGCCAGCAGTGTTCCCTTGGGTGGGGGGCTGTCCAGCTCTGCCTCTCTAGAGGTGGCCTTCTACACCTTCCTGCAGCAGCTCAAGCCAGGTCAGTCGGACAGGGATGAAATCTTAGAGCCACTGTAGTCAAGGAAGAGTGACTCTGGCATCTGTTATTTAGTCTCTTTCACCAAACTGGAATTAGATGCAGTTAAACATGGGAAATTAATGATCGTCTACCAACAATAATCAGTCAATGGACAATCAGTACATCTTCAATGCTTTCCATCCATCGCTGGATGATAGCTGGTAAATTATTTGGTGTCAAAATATGGTTTAGCTCACTTGTCAAACACTGTACACTTACTGCAAGTTCACAATTTCCATTATTACAGAACTGCAAGGCAGCAACCAGTAATTGTTTTCAGGATTGATATTAATATCCCCTTAATTATACACAGGCTGTGTTTACATTAATAACTTAAAATCAAAGTCCAATCTAAGATTAAGTTGCCTCATGTAACCACTGCAGTCAGAATAAACTGACCTGATCCATCTCAAGTAATATTCATTTTTGCTCAGATTTAAAATTTTTGTGAATCTGTTAATCTGAGCAACAGGAAAATACAACCATATATACACTGAATCAGATTGCTTTTCAATGAATATATATCTAGGCTTACTGTCGTGATGGGGTGGgtaggcaggacacggatgcaaacttggtttttattcacaaaaacaaacgtTAAGGAAAAGACGCGACTGAGCCGAATGacaaaaacttaaactgtgggacaaaaaacaagactaaggaaaaacaaaacaaggaacaTTACTTGGTATAACATGAAAAAAACCACTTAGCTTGACTacgtggcatgaggggtgaaaatcaggtaAGGATATCACACaatgacaggggagcctggaaactaaatagggaactgggagtgattggtgacagtgtgcagctggggacaatgacaaacaggtgacgtgagtgacaactaatgatctgacagaaactgtggggaagacaatGGTAAACTAAATGCATGGCAGACAGATCTTTCTTGCTGACCTTGCTGAAAATCAAGTACTtttcactgcacgaaaagagggatttgtgtcactgtggacggcagtgaacttccgcgaatttgcctaattttcggacgcacctgggcgcttgcaggcagacaaactttaaggtgccgtttacacatacccgggtattttgaaaaacgaagacctttcccttcgtttgtgcctttcgtttacacacaaatggagttttttcctccgaaaacgaagctaaaaaaaaactccggcaaaagtggagattttttaaaaactccgtttagcgtttgtgtgtaaactggttgaaagacgaaaacggagttttcagaatggaatgcggagttgtcgtcatagtacagagccccgcccctatccaccatagtggcaggataacgccattcattgtttatctggcaagcatggaggtactagcagcatttattttgttgagagctatactcgcttgtgtgattttgaaaattacagtcatacaatgtattgaacaacaaaggcgcattacggcgcggagggcaacaattgcggagcttctgttggcagacagagcccggccataccaccgccagcgacggcgattctgaattagacccggacggactgctttatggtgggaaaattttgaaaatggctttgTTGTCCCGGAGGAATGGAGGGAAAATTTCAGGATGTCACGATTTTCACTCCTTTCCCTAGCAGAACTGCTACGCCCGCACATCCAGGGTGAGAGTACTCACATGCGCGCTTCTGTTGATGTTGTGAAGAAAGttgcctgtcagcggttctctattaggcttctgattggcttgtgtggaattctcattgttctaacattgccaccgtcaggcttggcgtaatttaacagctcctgatagcgtatttctccggatcaatgtagacggggttattttaaaaaacggggctgtgtgcacggggtttttttttgaaaacgaaggttagaaaatatgcgtttttcaaaatacccgggtatgtgtaaacggcgcctaagtttgttgagcgagaaaatcgtcggaaacgaacccgactcgcggcgggctctcacagtggggtgctaatggctcagcgattagcaccccgctgtgagagtacctggacctctcactggcctcgctggtattggacaaaaaaggcacgtgattacataaaaaagctcttgtaaagctgaccgcccattggccaataaggttaatatatgcatactttatatgggcatatcattcagcaattatgattaataattgtgattatgattactaatattcctgggatgtttgtgtacttcatatattcacgtcattcttataagctgcactatgactaggctaatgcaggcatgaatgacgtgaatctattgagaatgaaaaaggaaactttttttttttttttaaagcgcttttattgccacaccacacaatgtacatagcttacattgtaataagaaccatgttgataataaagaattgaaaactatacacacacacactgctgtagcctacaatatacacaataagcctaaatgccgccgtttggaatccgcattctttgcattactccggtccctgcagggtctgcgggagtggtcagacgtcctcatcctggatcagaagctggcttctgggagctgttggaataaccaataaataatcaaaacatagtctatccatgcacagcatattgacaacttgtctataaagtaacgaaagtcatattgacagcgtatatgttcttactctctttcactcttctgtggtgagactgtgagtatttcgggttggcttcaagacgcgcctgtagcacagcacacaggtccgtcacgcagctaaaaaacaacaacaagaggaatgaataaaatgaccagtgcttaaaagtatcagtgccagagccgtggtaaaagtcagcgccgctcaccctcgatagtgtccccgtctacctctctgaagttcggactgtttgccaccgcctccttcaagcgactcgttacatccatattgtgaggtgacagtagcctgtaaaaacaacaggcctatggttaataaaaaaaactgcattaacgtaacatcgggtccaactcaactagatattagaacattcacttattcttacccttgacctggattataatgccacggtgagttatgcaggcagcgaactgcttcctataaattgaaaacacgaaattcatttttttaaataaagcaactcacactggttttcacgtgatggagacaattaagttgagtttagcctaaagccacagtcaataacctactcttaccgcgattttcggattctgtatccgccttctcttgggggtgcgctcttcaacttctctggaatgtaactccagtccgttctcgacggccgtcttgcctccaacctagcgaatctctggtcgattccctccagaaccctctccacgaccgtatccacagtgctggacACCATATGAGACattccggtcatagcattcaacaggactttcattttatctgcctgtaagcaagtgagaaagtaagtttaaaatacagcacatttaaaatcagcgagaactgtcccaagtgctgtacagtgtcaacaagactaaaattaaacaatcaaatggtcatgtgcaagtagaaaaaaacacacaaacctgtagacccgcagagagttgctggggagttgaaagctagtcgtcttccagccattgtattccgcaaaccagggcagttttcacagcacgggactctgtctgcctttctgtctgcctttctgccgccagatctgctccttaaactttttgtttacactgcacgacacaatgtttctcatacgtgattgaacgagagcttatgcgagccgttaagctccaccaatcatatgcgtatacgtcattacacggagtactcgcgagacaacctcccgtccttttgctatttaatgttgtctgaccacagctggcaatttgcactgttttgacacaaaaatggactctgcaaggacaaagaaaagacctcggcgatattgtgaccattgtgactgagaattaagccatacacaataaaacactgagcgcactactgcacattatgtatacaggccagatttctatatttttatttctattttatttaagaaaccttttagaatattgctgttgcatgcttattttatctttatcttatctttattattatacatttggacatccagtgcgggcaacaaagaaaataatttcattgttcagggaaacacgtttctaactgcacacatgacaataaacctttgaaaccttgaatccttgaattttgcccacaaaaagcggtattacaaaagaggtgtttgggagaaaaaaacccagatatgcatcacctgtcaccagcagacagcgtgcacctcttctttttcaagacaacacagcaacaaacttggctggagttggaggtgatagtgatgaacgtgtagaaacaggcctgcccaccccccacctcacctcaccccaccccacttgaaaatgactgtggcagctcctgacctgatcactggcatttacatattaaaggctctcctaagtaggggaggggaggggggcatgggggagcagttgccaggtcaatttgcgacaatttgggccaagttttcacttttaccaccgcaaatgcaggggctcaacgtatgcggacatgtaaggggccacatacatccacaaatccctcttttcatgcagtgtttgAATATCTTGATGATAAAATGGCTTTAAAGTGGACTTATGATAGAAaaatcccttttttctttttttttgagagCATAtatttaagtgaacaactcccCCCAAAATGTTTGAAGGTTCATTACCAATGAGCTGTTCTGATTTTCTAAAGTTCACTGGTCTCCCGTGCTATGCTTCAGCCTCTGACCCCCGTCTGCTGGAATCCAACCTGCTAGTATGACGGAGCCAACTTTACTTGGAAATGTCCTGTTGTCAGCTGTATCTTatatccagcagcagcctcagaggatataagAGCTCATTGGATAAACTGTATTTGAGGGAAATGTTCAAGCGAGAGTTAGCAAAAGGCAGTGTAATGCTGGACTTGCGAAGGAACTGtcccacaaagagggatcagtatAAAATCTCAGTACCTAAACTTTACACAAAGGAAATTCCTGAGAAAGAATTAATCCAACCATCCATTTGAAccactggagcctatcccagctgccatcaggcAAAAGTCAGGGTACACAATCTggacagggccacacagacaaaTGATCCTGTGGGTCACTTAGCTGCTTAGCTGTTGTTGTCCTGGTAAGGAAAAGCCAAGTCTTTCTCCAATGCAAGCACAGGAAGGGGTTGGGTAGCTGCTCTCTCCACCCCTCTGAACGGCCTCTTTTCAGGAGATGTTTCAGTAGGGGTCAGAGAAGCGCCACTGTGCTTGAACCAACAGTTATTTTGACCAGCTTGTCTCGTACATTTCAGCaagacctcaggaaattgtgtcaaTTCATTAAGAAAAGGTACAGAATGTTATCTTTAACCCTGTGACTTGAAtaggattaagcgggtatagaaaatggatggatggaaggatgaacTTGGTTTGTAGTGTTGAAGTGCCTTGAGTGGTCAGCAAGACTTAAATAGCGTCATGTAACTGCAGATCCTTCACCATTTACTCGCCATCTGTTATCGACAGCAGAAGAAGTTGGCCTTTGTGCGGCTGAGACTCCGGCTTCATTAGAAGGAAGAGCagaaatgcaaaaacaaaagtttGCTGGACAAAATAGGGCTCCATCTTGCTCACCTTCTTCTCTTGATGTTTATTGATAAGGTTTGAAAAACCAAACTTTTCAATCTATTTCTTgctgatcagctgactgatCCATTTTGCTATGTCAAATAAAGTTGAATTCTCATTAAATGTTTTGAGGCATAGAAATACCCTGCTGGACGATTTGAGTGTTCATGTTAGGTTGTCAGGATTGGGACATTTTAGTTGATGATTAATTGTCAGACATTGcccatgtttatttgtctttgtttgAATTTGAGACTCTATCATTCTTAAGGCTTGCAAggacttggaaaaaaaacatgtatccTATCTGGGGAATAAAGGCAGTCATTCCTGTCCAATAACAGCAGCTGTGGGAGTAGCATCGGAGAGGACACTACAAACCATTCTAGCGGTTATAGGATTTTATAATGTAAAAGGGATTTATAACTAATTTGTGCTttggcagtccacctccttgccatggctgaggtgcccttgagcaaggcaccgtaccatgctccccgggcgctgtgaatggctgcccaccgctccagtgtatggcatctgtctccatgagtgtgacaccctgtgcatgtgcatgtgcatgtgcatgtgtgtaccaacctggatgggtcaaatgcGGAGGAGAAATTTTGTGTGTTTCCCTGCATCTACataacaataaatctgatcttaatctcttaatcttaatattaatattaatctAAGAAGTCATGTGTCCTGGAGTGTTTACAGTCTGCCTGTTAGCTTCAACTCAAGGGTGCACTTATTTATAGTTTTCCCATGCATATTTTGATTGTTGGTTCATATTTAACAGGATACAATGATGAAGTGAGAATTTCAGGGTTTCAAAGCAATCCCGGAATTTACATAAGAAAGCTCCAACTATATTTCTATAATCATAACTGCTCGTCTGCATTAATGTCACCTGAATCTTTAATCTGTAATctggatttattttttcttccacagatgacgGCGACAAAGTGTCCAAAGCAGTAGCCTGTCAGCAGGCTGAGCACACTCATGCTGGTGTACCCTGTGGCATTATGGATCAGTTTGTGTCTGTTCTCGGTTTGGAGGGACATGCCTTGCTCATTGACTGCAGGTACCGTAAACATCCAGGGAGAGTAGATCTATCAGTCTTTAGAAAGATAAGAGGACCGGTTTGGTCCCTCTTTGTTTTGAGGGAAAATGTAATCCACTGTTATTAGTCATGAATTTCTTTGTAATATGACTCAGGTCGCTGGAGGCCACCCCAGTTCCTCTAGCAGATCCTGGCTTGGTCATCCTTATTACCAACTCCAATGTAAGGCACTCTCTGACTGGCAGTGAATACCCAATGAGACGCAGCCAGTGTGAGAATGCCGCCTCAGCACTGGGGAAAGACAGTCTCAGGGATGCCACCATGAAAGACTTAGAAGGTTTGGAGCATTTTTATGGGTACTCTGCCCTAATCCAGTTTGCcccacagtcagtggggttacatggcactgaaaggatcggataattggctaaattacaataagaatgagtagagcaagggtaattatccttggatatatggcggtgaatgaatggaatcaaactcaggcattggagaaagatggagaacgcagagcaagatgaagctacgtccctctacatttggtctgtgatgagctgcttgttgcacaaacgcgatgcccaacggagcattctccatcgcgttgtttgtttctttctgacggcgacaacaacaggaatatcgtctcctttgacttccgggtcacgaccccgggaaaacatctggagcatgcgcagaacgcaaagtctgattcaccacgtgcttcagcgtctacaagcaggtttagagtgactttcaacccagttatctcggggtctgaatccgatccgttccaatttcttgtcagattaaggcgtCTAAAtgaacttaaaggtagggtaggagatcctggattttgagtccagcgaagctgcattttgaaaatacacaggtaaaaagtcccaacccttttcttcactttcccccctaagccacgcctctagattacatgaacgcgcaatgcttgttcacgggCACGAaggcgctgttctgacagcaagcatcgatcgttgccgtatttagtatatgctaactatacgtttaataatgctagatgctagccaagctggctctagtttagcttcctgccaagcttctggacgcgtaatttgttcacggagtagggtacgcgcacaggcatcagaatccaatcatcgttaacggtccgttcagtatgattggatactgtttttcctagattgtacgttctagaggccactaaaacttttcatatttgtgtcaaaacttttaattaattggttgcaatgggggtgtgaagagtatttcaaacaatatgtaaaaaatgctccagaaaaagaacccctaccccacctttaataactcattcttattgtaatttagctaaTTATCCGaacctttcagtgccatgtaatcCCACTGAGTATTTTAGGGCAATTGCTTGTCTTGAGCACTTGAAAAGGAGTTatctttttacactttttaacaCTGTAAAAGAAAGTTCCAGGACTCTCTCTGCAACAAAATCCATGTGGCAGTATGCTCAGAATTCACACAGCAGAGTTTAATGTTTCAAAACTTAACCATCATTCTATCAcgatgaactcctctgtataccaaaatATTCCAGAGTCATTTGTGTGGCCATCTGTGTGACATTTTTTACTGGGTCATGAGCAGAACAATGATTCCCACCAcggcagcaaatctacaacagcaAAGATGGGAAagatgttgcaatggtccaaTAAAAGTCCAGCCATCGACTGAGTTGAAATGTAGGG of the Odontesthes bonariensis isolate fOdoBon6 chromosome 23, fOdoBon6.hap1, whole genome shotgun sequence genome contains:
- the galk1 gene encoding galactokinase, translated to MASSSPSVSELVAAARSLYEQVFREESPQVAVCAPGRVNLIGEHTDYNQGFVLPMALPLVTVVVGSKTSGKDVTVVTATEDADEPRRVDFSLPSDGSSLSPGLPCWANYVKGVLQHYRATPLPGFRAVVASSVPLGGGLSSSASLEVAFYTFLQQLKPDDGDKVSKAVACQQAEHTHAGVPCGIMDQFVSVLGLEGHALLIDCRSLEATPVPLADPGLVILITNSNVRHSLTGSEYPMRRSQCENAASALGKDSLRDATMKDLEAAKKRMDDVTYRRARHVIEEIERTVHAAEALKRGAYKDFGKLMLESHNSLRDLYEVSCRELDELVSAAMEVEGVFGSRMTGGGFGGCTVTLLMAHAIDKAILHIQERYSGSPTFYITTPSEGARALTLS